A portion of the Micromonospora tarapacensis genome contains these proteins:
- a CDS encoding HIT family protein, whose amino-acid sequence MAGCVFCGIVAGEVSAFRVTDEPDGVAFLDTRPVFKGHVLVVPRAHLVTLADLPPDSLPGYFGLVRRLAVAVEDGLGAGGTFVAMNNRVSQSVPHLHTHVVPRTKGDGLRGFFWPRTRYADDAEARAYAERVRSALAAGA is encoded by the coding sequence GTGGCGGGGTGTGTGTTCTGCGGGATCGTGGCGGGCGAGGTGTCGGCGTTCCGGGTGACCGACGAGCCGGACGGGGTGGCGTTCCTGGACACCCGGCCGGTGTTCAAGGGGCACGTGCTGGTGGTGCCCCGCGCCCACCTGGTCACCCTGGCCGACCTGCCGCCGGATTCGCTGCCCGGCTATTTCGGGCTGGTCCGGCGGCTCGCCGTCGCGGTCGAGGACGGTCTGGGCGCGGGCGGCACGTTCGTGGCGATGAACAACAGGGTGTCCCAGTCGGTGCCGCACCTGCACACCCACGTGGTGCCCCGGACGAAGGGTGACGGCCTGCGGGGGTTCTTCTGGCCGCGTACCCGCTACGCCGACGACGCGGAGGCCAGGGCCTACGCCGAGCGCGTCCGCAGCGCGCTGGCGGCCGGGGCCTGA
- a CDS encoding GNAT family N-acetyltransferase, producing the protein MTVTLRPAAPDDLMAVGALHQRSRIAAYSAFLPPDALAKPTPEAMGEYWVQRWTWEREDHRMTLAVRDGTLSGFTYLGPAGDDEPEAGLLCAIHLDPAERGHGVGRALMVDALAGMRARGWCRAVLWVLRDNAHARRFYERGGWRPTGLERDETIGTARTSQLRYARPL; encoded by the coding sequence GTGACCGTCACGCTCCGACCCGCGGCGCCGGACGACCTGATGGCGGTGGGTGCCCTGCACCAGCGCTCCCGGATCGCCGCGTACTCCGCCTTCCTGCCACCGGACGCGCTGGCGAAACCGACGCCGGAGGCGATGGGCGAATACTGGGTGCAGCGGTGGACCTGGGAACGGGAGGACCATCGGATGACCCTGGCCGTCCGCGACGGCACGCTGAGCGGGTTCACCTACCTCGGGCCGGCCGGCGATGACGAGCCGGAGGCCGGTCTCCTCTGCGCCATCCACCTCGACCCGGCCGAGCGGGGTCATGGCGTCGGCCGGGCCCTGATGGTCGACGCCCTGGCCGGCATGCGGGCGCGGGGCTGGTGCCGCGCGGTGCTCTGGGTGCTGCGCGACAACGCCCACGCCCGCCGCTTCTACGAGCGCGGCGGCTGGCGGCCGACCGGGCTGGAACGCGACGAGACGATCGGCACTGCGCGCACCTCGCAGCTGCGCTACGCTCGCCCGCTCTGA
- a CDS encoding N-acetylglutaminylglutamine amidotransferase: MCGLAGEFRRDATRADVAAVERMAATMCDRGPDGSGVWAQGPVALGHRRLKIIDLSAASGQPIVDSAAGLTGVFNGCIYNYRELRAELQAKGHHFFSSGDSEVVVKAYAEWGLDFVDHLVGMFAVAITERDTGRLVLARDRLGIKPLYLAESPGMVRFASTLPALLAGGGVDTTIDPVALGHYLSFHSIVPPPRTILRGVSKLPPATIRVYEADGRSHERVYWDPPFLRRTEHAGWSEQDWQDALLESLTTAVRRRMVADVPVGVLLSGGLDSSLVVALLAGEGQRGLSTFSIGFDAVGGREGDEFRYSDVVAKTFDTDHHQIRVAAQDLVPPLEAAVAAMSEPMVSHDCVAFYLLSQEVSRHVKVVQSGQGADEILGGYHWYPPLAQVGREQALDTYARAFFDRDGAGLAQVLNPDRLADGDPAREFVAAHLSRPGAQTAVDAGLRIDTQIMLTDDPVKRVDNMTMAHGLEARVPFLDHEFVELAAACPPELKLAQGGKGVLKEIGRRVLPHEVIDRPKGYFPVPGLTHLEGKLLDRVRDALHAPVARRRDLFHTDYVNALLDAPNAELTPLNGNKLWQLGLLEMWLQSHGID, from the coding sequence ATGTGCGGACTGGCTGGGGAGTTCCGACGGGACGCGACGCGTGCCGATGTCGCGGCGGTGGAACGGATGGCCGCCACCATGTGCGACCGGGGACCAGACGGCAGCGGGGTGTGGGCACAGGGGCCGGTCGCCCTCGGCCACCGGCGACTGAAGATCATCGACCTGTCGGCCGCCAGCGGCCAGCCGATCGTCGACTCCGCCGCCGGCCTGACCGGCGTCTTCAACGGCTGCATCTACAACTACCGTGAGCTGCGCGCCGAGCTACAGGCCAAGGGGCACCACTTCTTCTCCAGCGGGGACAGCGAGGTCGTCGTCAAGGCGTACGCCGAGTGGGGGCTCGACTTCGTCGACCACCTGGTCGGCATGTTCGCCGTGGCGATCACCGAGCGGGACACCGGTCGCCTGGTGCTCGCCCGGGACCGGCTCGGCATCAAGCCGCTCTACCTCGCGGAGTCCCCGGGCATGGTCCGCTTCGCCAGCACCCTGCCCGCGTTGCTGGCGGGCGGCGGCGTGGACACCACGATCGACCCGGTCGCCCTGGGCCACTACCTCAGCTTCCACAGCATCGTGCCGCCGCCGCGCACCATCCTGCGTGGCGTCAGCAAGCTGCCCCCGGCCACCATCCGGGTCTACGAGGCCGACGGCCGCAGCCACGAGCGGGTCTACTGGGATCCGCCGTTCCTGCGCCGCACCGAGCACGCCGGGTGGTCCGAGCAGGACTGGCAGGACGCGCTCCTGGAGTCGCTGACCACCGCCGTGCGGCGCCGGATGGTCGCCGACGTGCCGGTGGGCGTGCTCCTCTCCGGTGGTCTGGATTCCAGCCTGGTGGTTGCCCTGCTCGCCGGTGAGGGCCAGCGCGGGTTGTCCACCTTCTCCATCGGCTTCGACGCCGTCGGCGGCCGGGAGGGCGACGAGTTCCGCTACTCCGACGTGGTGGCCAAGACCTTCGACACCGACCACCACCAGATCCGGGTCGCCGCGCAGGATCTGGTGCCCCCCCTGGAAGCCGCCGTCGCGGCGATGAGCGAGCCCATGGTCAGCCACGACTGCGTGGCGTTCTACCTGCTCAGCCAGGAGGTCTCGCGGCACGTCAAGGTGGTCCAGTCCGGCCAGGGCGCCGACGAGATCCTGGGCGGCTACCACTGGTACCCACCACTGGCGCAGGTCGGCCGGGAGCAGGCCCTCGACACGTACGCCCGGGCCTTCTTCGACCGCGACGGCGCCGGCCTGGCCCAGGTGCTCAACCCCGACCGGCTCGCCGACGGCGACCCGGCGCGGGAGTTCGTCGCCGCCCACCTGTCGCGCCCCGGCGCGCAGACCGCGGTCGACGCCGGACTGCGCATCGACACGCAGATCATGCTGACCGACGACCCGGTGAAGCGGGTCGACAACATGACCATGGCGCACGGGTTGGAGGCCCGGGTGCCGTTCCTGGATCACGAGTTCGTGGAGCTGGCCGCCGCCTGCCCGCCGGAGCTGAAGCTGGCGCAGGGCGGCAAGGGTGTGCTCAAGGAGATCGGCCGGCGGGTGTTGCCGCACGAGGTCATCGACCGACCGAAGGGCTACTTCCCGGTGCCGGGCCTCACCCACCTGGAGGGCAAGCTCCTCGACCGGGTACGCGACGCGCTTCATGCGCCCGTGGCCCGCCGCCGCGACCTGTTCCACACCGACTACGTCAACGCCCTGCTCGACGCCCCCAACGCCGAACTGACCCCGTTGAACGGAAACAAGCTGTGGCAACTCGGACTCCTGGAAATGTGGCTCCAGAGCCACGGAATCGACTGA
- a CDS encoding osmoprotectant NAGGN system M42 family peptidase, which translates to MTVRKTTALPIDLAYLRQVLLELLDIPSPSGRTDHVQQYMGERLSALGIPSTLTRRGALSACLPGPRETGADRAIVVHTDTVGGMVKRLKENGRLELKPIGTHSARFAEGAHVRIFTDDLERVVTGQVLPLKASGHRYNEAVDLQGIGWEQVEVRVDEPVEDIAGLRALSIDVGDFVAFLTNPTVTPSGYVKSRHLDDKAGVAAVLTAFKAMVDSGVKPAVTAHLLVTVTEEIGHGASHGLDPDVAEIVSVDAAVVAPGQQSRETAATLAMGDGVGPFDYHLTRNLAAIAREHDVDLVRDVFDYYRSDVAAAVEAGAHARVALLGFGVDATHGHERTHLEGLRHLAQLVCLYLQSDLVFPEWDAEPEGDLADFPSLAVQPANADGPREGPIGIAQSS; encoded by the coding sequence ATGACCGTACGCAAGACCACTGCGCTCCCCATCGACCTGGCCTATCTGCGTCAGGTGCTGCTCGAGCTGCTCGACATTCCGAGCCCGTCGGGGCGCACCGACCATGTCCAGCAGTACATGGGCGAGCGCCTCTCCGCCCTTGGTATCCCGTCGACACTGACCCGCCGCGGTGCGCTCAGCGCCTGCCTGCCCGGCCCCCGGGAGACCGGCGCGGACCGGGCGATCGTCGTGCACACCGACACCGTCGGCGGGATGGTCAAGCGGCTGAAGGAGAACGGCCGGCTCGAACTGAAGCCGATCGGTACGCACAGCGCCCGGTTCGCCGAGGGTGCCCACGTACGGATCTTCACCGACGACCTGGAGCGGGTGGTCACCGGCCAGGTGCTGCCGCTCAAGGCCAGCGGCCACCGCTACAACGAGGCCGTCGACCTGCAGGGCATCGGTTGGGAGCAGGTCGAGGTACGCGTCGACGAACCGGTGGAGGACATCGCCGGCCTGCGGGCGCTCAGCATCGACGTGGGCGACTTCGTCGCCTTCCTGACCAACCCGACGGTCACCCCCAGCGGCTACGTCAAGTCCCGGCACCTGGACGACAAGGCCGGCGTGGCCGCGGTACTCACCGCCTTCAAGGCCATGGTCGACTCGGGGGTGAAACCCGCAGTCACCGCGCACCTGCTGGTCACCGTGACCGAGGAGATCGGCCACGGCGCGTCGCACGGGCTCGACCCGGACGTGGCCGAGATCGTCTCGGTGGACGCGGCGGTGGTCGCCCCCGGGCAGCAGTCCCGCGAGACCGCCGCCACCCTCGCGATGGGCGACGGGGTGGGGCCGTTCGACTACCACCTCACCCGCAACCTGGCGGCGATCGCCCGCGAGCACGACGTGGATCTCGTCCGGGACGTCTTCGACTACTACCGCTCGGACGTGGCGGCGGCGGTGGAGGCGGGCGCGCACGCCCGGGTGGCCCTGCTCGGCTTCGGTGTCGACGCCACCCACGGTCACGAGCGCACCCACCTTGAGGGGCTGCGCCACCTGGCGCAGCTGGTCTGCCTCTACCTCCAGAGCGACCTCGTCTTCCCCGAATGGGACGCCGAGCCGGAGGGCGATCTGGCCGACTTCCCGTCGCTGGCGGTGCAGCCGGCCAACGCGGACGGCCCCCGCGAAGGTCCGATAGGCATCGCCCAGTCCTCCTGA
- a CDS encoding cystathionine gamma-synthase, which yields MTHGFETLAIHAGQDPEARTGAMIPPIYQTSTYAQDAVGAPRLGYEYSRSGNPTRDALQECLAALEGGPVGLAFASGLAAEDALLRTVCAPGDHVIIPDDAYGGTYRLFAKVAQRWGLGYTPAKVSDPDAVRAAIRPGVTKVVWVETPTNPLLGIADIATLAAVAHDVGALLVVDNTFASPYLQQPIALGADVVVHSTTKYVGGHSDVVGGALVAADATVGEQLRYHQNAMGAVNGPFDAWLTLRGIKTLGVRMDRHCDNAERIVAYLDGHAKVGQVLYPGLPTHPGHEVAAKQMRRFGGMISFRAAGGEEHAVEICNRARLFVLAESLGGVESLIEHPGRMTHASAAGSPLEVPSDLVRLSVGIETVEDLLADLEQALG from the coding sequence ATGACCCACGGCTTCGAGACGCTCGCCATCCACGCCGGCCAGGACCCGGAGGCCCGTACCGGCGCGATGATCCCGCCGATCTACCAGACCAGCACGTACGCCCAGGATGCCGTCGGCGCCCCCCGGCTCGGCTACGAGTACAGCCGCTCCGGCAACCCGACCCGGGACGCGCTCCAGGAGTGCCTGGCCGCGCTGGAGGGCGGACCGGTCGGCCTCGCCTTCGCCAGCGGCCTGGCCGCCGAGGACGCCCTGCTGCGTACCGTCTGCGCCCCCGGCGACCACGTGATCATCCCGGACGACGCGTACGGCGGTACGTACCGGCTCTTCGCCAAGGTGGCGCAGCGGTGGGGGCTCGGGTACACCCCGGCGAAGGTCTCCGACCCGGACGCCGTGCGGGCCGCGATCCGTCCCGGGGTCACGAAGGTCGTGTGGGTGGAGACGCCGACCAATCCGCTGCTCGGCATCGCCGACATCGCCACCCTCGCCGCCGTCGCGCACGACGTCGGTGCGCTGCTGGTGGTCGACAACACGTTCGCCTCGCCGTACCTCCAACAGCCGATCGCCCTGGGCGCCGACGTGGTGGTGCACTCGACCACCAAGTACGTCGGCGGGCACTCCGACGTGGTCGGTGGTGCGCTGGTGGCGGCCGACGCCACCGTGGGCGAGCAGCTGCGCTACCACCAGAACGCGATGGGCGCGGTCAACGGCCCGTTCGACGCCTGGCTCACCCTGCGCGGCATCAAGACCCTCGGGGTACGCATGGACCGGCACTGCGACAACGCCGAGCGGATCGTCGCGTACCTGGACGGGCACGCCAAGGTCGGTCAGGTGCTCTACCCGGGCCTGCCCACGCACCCCGGGCACGAGGTGGCGGCGAAGCAGATGCGCCGGTTCGGCGGCATGATCTCCTTCCGCGCCGCCGGTGGCGAGGAGCACGCCGTCGAGATCTGCAACCGGGCCCGACTCTTCGTGCTCGCCGAGTCCCTCGGCGGGGTGGAGTCCCTGATCGAGCACCCGGGCCGGATGACACACGCGAGTGCTGCCGGCTCGCCGCTTGAAGTTCCCTCCGATCTCGTGCGACTGTCTGTCGGCATCGAAACGGTCGAAGACCTGCTCGCCGACCTGGAGCAGGCGCTGGGCTGA
- a CDS encoding ribonuclease Z: MSMRELVVLGTASQAPTRARNHNGYVLRWDDEVILFDPGEGSQRQLLHTGVTATDLTRICVTHFHGDHCLGLPGTIQRLSLDRVAHPVAVHFPAEGADYFARLRHASSFHETAELAVQPVEADGQRIMLRCGTLETRLLRHPIDTYGYRLVEPDGYRMLPERLAAYGIAGPAVGELQRAGHLVLDGRRVGLAEVSAPRPGQRFAFVMDTGLCDGVYALAEQADLLVIESTFLESEAALAAEVGHLTAGQAARVAAESGVRRLVLTHFSQRYADPARFAEEARRHFDGDLVVAEDLTTVQVPPRRVISVE; the protein is encoded by the coding sequence GTGTCGATGCGCGAGCTGGTGGTGCTCGGGACGGCCAGCCAGGCACCCACCCGGGCCCGCAACCACAACGGGTACGTGCTGCGCTGGGACGACGAGGTGATCCTCTTCGACCCGGGCGAGGGCAGCCAGCGGCAGCTGCTGCACACCGGCGTCACCGCCACCGACCTGACCCGGATCTGCGTCACCCACTTCCACGGCGACCACTGTCTCGGCCTGCCCGGCACCATCCAGCGTCTCTCCCTGGACCGGGTGGCGCACCCGGTGGCGGTGCACTTTCCGGCCGAGGGCGCCGACTACTTCGCCCGGCTTCGGCACGCCAGTTCCTTCCACGAGACCGCCGAGCTGGCCGTGCAGCCGGTCGAGGCGGACGGGCAGCGGATCATGCTGCGCTGCGGCACGCTGGAGACCCGCCTGCTGCGCCACCCGATCGACACGTACGGCTATCGGCTGGTGGAGCCGGACGGGTACCGGATGCTGCCGGAGCGGCTGGCCGCGTACGGGATCGCCGGGCCGGCGGTCGGCGAGCTGCAACGCGCCGGCCACCTCGTCCTCGACGGGCGCCGCGTCGGCCTGGCGGAGGTGAGCGCGCCGCGGCCCGGGCAGCGGTTCGCCTTCGTGATGGACACCGGCCTCTGCGACGGGGTGTACGCGCTGGCCGAGCAGGCCGACCTGCTGGTGATCGAGTCGACGTTCCTGGAGTCGGAGGCCGCACTCGCCGCCGAGGTCGGGCACCTCACCGCCGGCCAGGCCGCGCGGGTGGCGGCCGAGTCGGGAGTACGCCGGCTGGTGCTCACCCACTTCTCGCAGCGCTACGCCGACCCGGCCCGGTTCGCCGAGGAGGCCCGCCGGCACTTCGACGGCGACCTGGTTGTCGCCGAGGATCTGACCACGGTGCAGGTGCCACCCCGGCGGGTAATCTCGGTCGAGTGA
- the ngg gene encoding N-acetylglutaminylglutamine synthetase translates to MTDTLATGVARTDRGRGAGRRYERVGPGGDPIATGGGTDPTDDERPGTDGGVILDCGWGRLVFGQTFADQSAVADVLRSEAAGARDICIYLRDPHVLVSRLPDELFIDPSLTFRLPLGGDRRGPRPGAGTTEEAGTAETPTPLDGRNELPGVRIRRLRDAADADAVNRIYAANGMVTAPVDVLVDNAATDRFLHLVAEAATGEIVGTITGIDHVAVFDDPDRGASLWCLTVDFNQAPPGTGQALITELAGRLVARGRAYVDLSVLAENSGAIRLYERLGFYRTATLCVKRKNPINERLFLPAMPLGYERLNPYAKIVADEAMRRGIRVEVTDPEWGELRLTSGGRTILTRESLSELTSAVAMSRCDDKRVTRRILAEAGLSVPRGRTASGASADADFLAEVGQLVVKPARGEQGNGITVGVRTPEALTAAVEVAARFCPEILLEELCTGEDLRVVVIDHEVVAAAVRRPASVTGDGVHDIAELIERQSRRRAAATGGESRIPLDDMTRDVVAEAGYELHDVLPQGQVMAVRRTANLHTGGTIHDVTSDLHPVIAEACVAASRAIDIPVTGLDLLVPAPDQPEHVFIEANERPGLANHEPQPTAERFVDLLFPGTRAPQRLWTPAGAAPSGA, encoded by the coding sequence GTGACCGACACCCTGGCCACCGGGGTCGCCCGGACCGATCGGGGCCGGGGCGCGGGACGACGGTACGAACGGGTCGGGCCGGGAGGTGATCCGATCGCCACGGGCGGCGGCACCGACCCGACCGACGACGAGCGTCCGGGCACCGACGGCGGGGTGATCCTCGACTGCGGCTGGGGCCGCCTGGTCTTCGGCCAGACCTTCGCCGACCAGTCCGCGGTCGCCGACGTGCTGCGCTCCGAGGCGGCGGGCGCCCGGGACATCTGCATCTACCTGCGCGACCCGCACGTGCTGGTCTCCCGGCTACCCGACGAGTTGTTCATCGACCCCTCGCTGACCTTCCGGCTGCCGCTCGGCGGGGATCGCCGTGGGCCCCGTCCCGGCGCCGGGACCACCGAGGAGGCGGGCACCGCCGAGACGCCGACGCCGCTCGACGGCCGGAACGAGCTGCCCGGGGTACGCATCCGTCGACTGCGCGACGCCGCCGACGCGGACGCGGTCAACCGGATCTACGCCGCCAACGGCATGGTCACCGCCCCGGTCGACGTGCTTGTCGACAACGCCGCCACCGACCGTTTCCTGCACCTGGTGGCCGAGGCGGCCACCGGCGAGATCGTCGGCACGATCACCGGCATCGACCACGTGGCGGTCTTCGACGACCCGGACCGGGGCGCCAGCCTGTGGTGCCTGACCGTCGACTTCAACCAGGCCCCGCCGGGGACCGGCCAGGCACTGATCACCGAGCTGGCCGGCCGGCTGGTTGCCCGGGGCCGGGCGTACGTCGACCTGTCCGTCCTCGCCGAGAACTCCGGGGCGATCCGGCTCTACGAACGGCTCGGCTTCTACCGCACCGCCACGCTCTGTGTGAAGCGGAAGAACCCGATCAACGAACGGTTGTTCCTGCCGGCCATGCCGCTCGGCTACGAGCGGCTCAACCCGTACGCGAAGATCGTCGCCGACGAGGCGATGCGGCGGGGCATCCGGGTGGAGGTGACCGACCCGGAGTGGGGCGAGCTGCGGCTGACCAGCGGCGGCCGGACGATCCTCACCCGGGAGTCGCTCTCCGAGCTGACCTCGGCGGTGGCGATGAGCCGCTGCGACGACAAGCGGGTCACCCGCCGGATCCTGGCCGAGGCGGGCCTGTCGGTGCCCCGCGGGCGGACCGCCAGCGGCGCCAGCGCCGACGCGGACTTCCTGGCCGAGGTGGGTCAGCTGGTGGTCAAGCCGGCCCGGGGCGAGCAGGGCAACGGCATCACCGTGGGCGTACGCACTCCCGAGGCGCTGACCGCCGCCGTCGAGGTGGCCGCCCGGTTCTGCCCGGAGATCCTGCTGGAGGAGCTGTGCACGGGTGAGGACCTGCGGGTCGTGGTGATCGACCACGAGGTGGTGGCCGCCGCCGTCCGCCGGCCGGCCTCGGTCACCGGCGACGGCGTGCACGACATCGCCGAGTTGATCGAGCGGCAGAGCCGCCGTCGGGCCGCCGCCACCGGCGGCGAGTCGCGCATCCCGCTGGACGACATGACCCGGGACGTGGTCGCCGAGGCCGGCTACGAGCTGCACGACGTACTGCCGCAGGGGCAGGTGATGGCCGTCCGGCGGACCGCGAACCTGCACACCGGCGGCACCATCCACGACGTCACCAGCGACCTGCACCCGGTGATCGCCGAGGCGTGCGTGGCCGCCAGCCGGGCGATCGACATCCCGGTCACCGGGCTCGACCTGCTGGTCCCGGCGCCGGACCAACCCGAGCACGTCTTCATCGAGGCCAACGAACGGCCCGGGCTGGCCAACCACGAGCCGCAGCCCACCGCCGAGCGCTTCGTGGACCTACTCTTCCCCGGGACTCGGGCACCGCAACGGCTCTGGACCCCGGCGGGTGCGGCACCATCTGGGGCATGA
- the msrA gene encoding peptide-methionine (S)-S-oxide reductase MsrA codes for MFLRHMKAEMISPDRALPGRSIAMPVADRHEVLGTPLQGPFPDGSQVAVFGMGCFWGAERLFWTLPGVFTTSAGYAGGYTRNPTYEEVCSGMTGHTEAVQVVYDPTKISYEDLLKVFWENHDPTQGMRQGNDVGTQYRSTIYATTDEQLATALASRDAFAPIVARAGKGEITTEIGRLGDYYLAEDYHQQYLAPTKNPNGYCNHGPNGLSCPVGVARVPSDLH; via the coding sequence GTGTTCCTCCGCCACATGAAGGCCGAGATGATCTCCCCCGACCGGGCCCTGCCCGGCCGTTCGATCGCGATGCCGGTCGCCGACCGCCACGAGGTGCTCGGCACCCCGTTGCAGGGGCCGTTCCCCGACGGCTCCCAGGTCGCCGTGTTCGGTATGGGGTGTTTCTGGGGCGCCGAGCGACTGTTCTGGACCCTGCCCGGCGTGTTCACCACCTCCGCCGGCTACGCCGGTGGTTACACCCGGAACCCGACCTACGAGGAGGTCTGCTCCGGGATGACCGGGCACACCGAGGCGGTCCAGGTGGTGTACGACCCCACGAAGATCAGCTATGAGGATCTGCTGAAGGTCTTCTGGGAGAACCACGACCCCACCCAGGGCATGCGCCAGGGCAACGACGTGGGCACCCAGTACCGCTCGACGATCTACGCCACCACCGACGAGCAGCTCGCCACCGCGCTGGCGTCCCGGGACGCGTTCGCGCCGATCGTGGCCCGCGCCGGCAAGGGCGAGATCACCACGGAGATCGGCCGGCTCGGTGACTACTACCTGGCCGAGGACTACCACCAGCAGTATCTGGCCCCGACCAAGAACCCGAACGGTTACTGCAACCACGGCCCGAACGGACTGAGCTGCCCGGTCGGCGTCGCCCGGGTGCCGTCCGACCTTCACTAG
- a CDS encoding amidase: protein MAVQDIMPTWVGATAKQIARAVRRGDVSATQVLADHLDHVAKVDPDLAAFRAIRGGQAVTEAEKVDEQEDLANLPLAGVPVAVKENTPVAGMPTWNGSAAMRTAVAEADHEVVRRLRGAGAVILGVTRMPELGLWGITDDETAITRNPWDSSRTPGGSSGGAAAAVAAGLVPIAHGNDGLGSIRIPAACCGLVGLKPGRGVVPCQLGAEDWFGLTEHGMLTTTVADAAVGFQVLAGRAQGKLVPPQRLRVGVSLRSPVRGVSPDAPNRDAVTAAGRLLAAAGHDTVPADPVYPTALGLQGIATWFAAAAADVRAAGVDRRALQRRSRRHVALGEWAWRRGYVREADRLAWRDRSIGFFTDHSVDLLLTPALASAPPPAAGWSARSWQANMLASIRYAPYAAPWNIAGLPALVVPVGRRPDGLPLAVQLVGPPGSELLLLGVAGQFEMEAPWPRHAPGYPGVGTGSPATA, encoded by the coding sequence GTGGCCGTGCAGGACATCATGCCGACCTGGGTCGGGGCGACCGCCAAACAGATCGCCAGGGCAGTGCGCCGGGGCGACGTCTCCGCCACCCAGGTGCTGGCCGACCACCTCGACCACGTCGCCAAGGTCGACCCGGACCTCGCCGCGTTCCGCGCCATCCGCGGCGGGCAGGCGGTCACCGAGGCGGAGAAGGTCGACGAGCAGGAGGACCTGGCGAACCTGCCACTTGCCGGGGTGCCGGTCGCGGTCAAGGAGAACACCCCGGTGGCCGGCATGCCCACCTGGAACGGCTCCGCCGCGATGCGTACCGCGGTGGCGGAGGCCGACCACGAGGTGGTCCGCCGGCTGCGCGGTGCCGGCGCGGTGATCCTCGGCGTCACCCGGATGCCCGAGCTGGGCCTCTGGGGCATCACCGACGACGAGACGGCCATCACCCGCAACCCGTGGGACTCCTCGCGCACCCCCGGCGGCTCCTCCGGCGGTGCCGCCGCCGCGGTGGCCGCCGGGCTGGTGCCGATCGCGCACGGCAACGACGGTCTCGGCTCGATCCGCATCCCGGCGGCCTGTTGCGGCCTGGTGGGCCTGAAGCCCGGTCGCGGGGTGGTGCCCTGCCAGCTCGGTGCCGAGGACTGGTTCGGACTGACCGAACACGGCATGCTCACCACCACCGTCGCCGACGCGGCGGTGGGCTTCCAGGTCCTCGCCGGCCGCGCACAGGGCAAGCTCGTGCCGCCACAGCGGCTGCGGGTCGGCGTGTCGCTGCGGTCCCCGGTGCGGGGTGTCTCGCCCGACGCGCCGAACCGGGACGCGGTCACCGCCGCCGGCCGGCTGCTCGCCGCGGCCGGGCACGACACCGTACCGGCCGATCCGGTCTATCCGACCGCTCTGGGGTTGCAGGGCATCGCCACCTGGTTCGCCGCCGCGGCGGCGGACGTGCGCGCCGCCGGGGTCGACCGGCGCGCCCTGCAACGCCGCAGCCGCCGCCACGTCGCCCTCGGTGAGTGGGCGTGGCGGCGCGGGTACGTCCGGGAGGCCGACCGGCTCGCCTGGCGCGACCGGTCGATCGGGTTCTTCACCGACCACTCGGTCGACCTGCTGCTCACCCCGGCGCTGGCGAGCGCACCGCCGCCGGCCGCGGGCTGGTCGGCCCGCTCCTGGCAGGCCAACATGCTGGCCAGCATCCGGTACGCCCCGTACGCCGCACCGTGGAACATCGCCGGCCTGCCGGCCCTGGTGGTGCCGGTGGGCCGCCGCCCGGACGGGCTGCCGCTGGCCGTGCAACTCGTCGGCCCGCCCGGTTCGGAACTGCTGCTGCTCGGAGTCGCCGGCCAGTTCGAGATGGAGGCCCCGTGGCCTCGGCACGCCCCGGGCTACCCGGGCGTCGGAACGGGGTCACCGGCCACGGCGTGA
- a CDS encoding YciI family protein, giving the protein MAEYLIYFNQQWVGDHTEEWFRGRGPLAAAVVDEIKAAGAYVFAGGLEEDGPVFSADATSGTLMFTDGPYVETKEWLGGLTVVDVADEKTARMWAGKIAEACGWPQEVRRFGRMPQPGDE; this is encoded by the coding sequence ATGGCCGAGTACCTCATCTACTTCAACCAGCAGTGGGTGGGCGACCACACTGAGGAGTGGTTTCGCGGGCGTGGGCCACTCGCCGCGGCGGTCGTGGACGAGATCAAGGCGGCCGGGGCGTACGTGTTCGCCGGGGGCCTGGAAGAGGACGGCCCCGTCTTCAGTGCCGACGCCACGAGCGGCACATTGATGTTCACTGACGGGCCCTACGTCGAAACCAAGGAGTGGCTGGGCGGGCTGACCGTGGTGGACGTGGCCGACGAAAAAACGGCCCGGATGTGGGCCGGCAAGATCGCGGAAGCATGCGGCTGGCCCCAGGAGGTCCGACGGTTCGGCCGCATGCCACAACCCGGTGATGAGTGA